The Panicum virgatum strain AP13 chromosome 3N, P.virgatum_v5, whole genome shotgun sequence genome includes the window atttgaattcaaaaaactcagttcaaccggttcgtaccggtataccgaccggttagaccggtttactggccggtttgaccggtttaccggccggtttgaccggtttgaattcaaatccaaatttaaaatcgcatgtgtaaccggtttggaccggtataccggccggttagaccggtttaccggccggtttgaccggtttaccaagtgggccttaatgggccgtctcatttttttccttttcttttttgttttaactttaaatgccagaaaagtatgttaaacgaacgattttttgaaaaaatttgacaccattagattcgtcgcaccttgaagtatttttagaaattttttgagaatttttcatttttttgaattcaaatttgaattttgaatttgggccggtttggtaccggcccaaaccggaaccagaccggaccggtttgaccggtaaccggtcaaaccggaccggttcccaccggtaagggGAACCCTGGTCAGCACATCAATAAATATTTTGCAGTACCAAAAATTCAACTAGAACTTTTTTTACAGCAACATAAATGTGCCACTTTAAAAAATTTGGTATATAAATAAGGCCACAAAATATTTTAAACGACTCCAGCCGGCTATCACGTCGAGTAATATATGTGTCCACAAATGGTTCTTGAACATGGCTTGCAGAGAGAACATGCGATTATTTGGAGTAAGAAAATGGAAATTTGGCATTTTACAGCTCCAAAAAAACAGTTAAGTTCGAAAGCACAACTTTGGTGTGACTATTTACAGCTTTGCACATTCCAACTTTCTATTTGATTAACTTTATACATTACCCAAAAAATGCAGCAATGACTGGAGCGGGATGGATTTTCACCTGCAAAGTGgtggagaacaattgaagctgCAACTGTAACATTGAGAGATGCTGTTCCACCACCATATTGAGGGATGTAGACAAAAAAGTCACAGATCTCACACTCTTTTTGTGAGAGTCCTGTGCCCTGCCGGATGACACCCCAAGAAATAGACAGTTAAGTTAGAATAAAGGGCAACAATTATTAGCTACGGCTGTGTACTAATAAAAACCTCTCTAACTGGAATTAGACAGTATTATGCAACAGCCTTAATAGAATTTTCATCCAAGAACTCAAATAACATCTGTGGTAACATCGTCATGGTAACAAATGATTCTACAGTTGATGTGAAGCACATGTACAATTTGTAAGAGAGATGCACATTTCTTCCAAATTACACTTTGGTCAAGCTAATTTATTATCGAATACCATGCTGCCTTCAACAGGTGCCTGATTGAAACATCAAAAGGAAAGCTAATATTAAGGAATGCGGCGTTTGCACACAATTTACTAGTGGCCAACGCAAATATGTGACCGTGTGAGTTGCAAGGCAGTGATTACAGCAATTGGATGCCACTAATTCGCATCGTAGTCCACAAAACTAAGCCACATCATTATTCACCATTCCCCCATTCAAATTGCAATCCACCCAACCTAATTTAGCCATCAGCAACGAATGATGAGAATCCCACAAACCTCATTGCCGAATAGGAAGGCGGTGCTCCGACGGAACGGGTGAGCAGTCACCGGCTGCGCGTTGTCAGTGATCTCAACACCGCAAATGTCACATCCTCTTTCATCCTGCAGGCAAAACGCACGCCCAAGCACTTCATTCACGATGTACAAAAGAAGTCGACGAAACGGGATTAGGGTTTAGGGGTTGCTGCTCCAGAACAGAgggcttgcttgcttgcttgccttGAGGTAGGCACGGGCGAGGGCGAGCGAGGAGAAGTGGCGGAAGCGGAGGTGAGAGGTGGCGCCGTGGCTGCCGAAGGCGCTGACGTCGCGGCGGCCGACGACGACCACCTCCGCGACGCCGAACGCCGTCGCGCTCCGCGCCAGCGTCCCCACGTTGTGCCGCTTCGCCACGTTGTGGACCACCACCACGCTctcaaccgccgccgccatagccGCCGGTTTCGTCGCGCCTGCTAGATTCGTTGTCGCCGCCGCCATAGCCGCCGCCTTGGTGACTCCGGGCTATGCTCTCGGGAGCAATGTGGTTTAGCTCCCGTTAACCGTCTCACTGGTACGTGGGCCCGAAACATTAAACGAATGGGAGTATGGGACCGCACACCAGACCAGACGCAAGTGGGACCCACCTGTAAGTGCCGTGCTCTACAACCGGAGAAGAGATCGAGTCGGATCTGCCGGAGAAGAGATCCGGCAGTGGTAGCGAAGCAAGCGATCCAAGAAGCGACACGGACCAAATCAGATGTTGTTCTTGTC containing:
- the LOC120664213 gene encoding putative TrmH family tRNA/rRNA methyltransferase, encoding MAAATTNLAGATKPAAMAAAVESVVVVHNVAKRHNVGTLARSATAFGVAEVVVVGRRDVSAFGSHGATSHLRFRHFSSLALARAYLKDERGCDICGVEITDNAQPVTAHPFRRSTAFLFGNEGTGLSQKECEICDFFVYIPQYGGGTASLNVTVAASIVLHHFAVWAGFPERGREGNKFIVADRPQGHSRGLYCTDSIEAVIEERKLRKENACDILEENGSSHPQESNGLDLMFTD